A segment of the Kazachstania africana CBS 2517 chromosome 2, complete genome genome:
AGTAGGGTCTTTTGTATCCTAATACATTCCAACTTTCCTTTTGATCCATAGAAGGTTGCGATGTTTTTTGTCTCTTTGTGTTTGCTCCAGATGTGCTCTCCTTCGAAGTATTAATGAAAGGCTGATTTTTTACAGTGTCGTTGGGGACCGTTAAAATTACTGATGATCGATTATTGGCATACAATCCCTTTCTGGATATATCTTGAAGTCTAATGGTTATTTCTTCggttttcaaaattggattATAACTAATAGCACATTTGATTAGTCTTTGttctaaatttaaaaatctATAGTAACGACATTCTTTGATTAGTGATTCTCTTTCATTGTCATCCATCGTTATTTGAGAACCGCCTAGTAGGGTCAACAGAATCTTGAAGTATTCGGGACATCTTGCGACGTATGAATATGAGTGAGGTGGCGGACGTAATAAATTTCTAGCAACGATCAGATTTTCAACCTCGAGATATAAAGTTTCAGAAgtcatttgaaaataatttggTGAAtctccattttttttgaacagACTTTTTGGGATCTTGAATGACTCTGATCCCACCCttgtataataatattcagaTTCTCTCAATAGAGCCTTTAAACGCGGTAATCTATAATATATGGCATCGGCCAAAAGCATAGTATATTGGACTTCATCTTTAATATCTAGGAAATAACCTTGCAAATGTTGATAGATGAGATCAAATATTTCTGCAGATCTATCGATGAAGAGAACTTCATGATTTGGAATAGAGACCGAGGAGAGGG
Coding sequences within it:
- the MRX16 gene encoding Mrx16p (similar to Saccharomyces cerevisiae YDR132C and YLR108C; ancestral locus Anc_8.299) — encoded protein: MGTSPIAVLEGHFDPNIPQILPHDRMYKIQIGTKLFKISGASLSSDGPSYFTNYFRKRDGDSAGASNLSTTSVDSLSSVSIPNHEVLFIDRSAEIFDLIYQHLQGYFLDIKDEVQYTMLLADAIYYRLPRLKALLRESEYYYTRVGSESFKIPKSLFKKNGDSPNYFQMTSETLYLEVENLIVARNLLRPPPHSYSYVARCPEYFKILLTLLGGSQITMDDNERESLIKECRYYRFLNLEQRLIKCAISYNPILKTEEITIRLQDISRKGLYANNRSSVILTVPNDTVKNQPFINTSKESTSGANTKRQKTSQPSMDQKESWNVLGYKRPYLDETSRDLLFQIDSTECSITFSAQTQSIYLDMVGETARKFELTFGSSLRSGTGIDLQDYCVNIPSPNGTGDLRHVVIPAYLALSDFSLNGSKCQIGSILGNVSVHEQVIDFTDLTALRLATGMTFHVSKSVWKLCYRNNRILLIAVRTDAFRGLKEYCALIDYL